Genomic DNA from Acetilactobacillus jinshanensis:
AATTGAAAAATAATGGTCTAAAAGGCCACCAACTAACGGGCCCACTAAATCACCACTGGTAAAACCAATTGAAAAGACGCTCAAGATATACTGAGCATGTTTCTTGGGAACTTCAGTTCCAATTAAGGCCGTGGAATTAGGGATGACACCACCAAAAAAGCCCTGGAGACCACGTAAAAAGATAAAGGCCCAGGCACTATGAATCATCCCCATTAACGCAATCGTTACTGCGGAACCCAACGAAGTTTGCAGAATCATCCATTTACGGCCGTGCTGATCAGCAAAATGGCCTCAGAAGGAAGCCGTTAACATGACAACCAAGGATGTAATCGAATAGACAATTCCACTCAGGATGGATAACTGACCCTTGGTATAAGATCCAAGTTGATTAACGTATAAACTCATAAACGGAAAGAATTCACCAAAGGCAACGCTGGTAATAAACGTCCCCGGTAATAATACATATAAATTCCGTTTCCACGTTGGTAAATGACTCAATGGTATTCCCTCTAAATTTAGCAAATAAAAAGGCCATGATTATGGTCATGACCTAAATAAATTATATCGCAAATGTTAATTAATTTTTCTTGCTTAATTCTTTTTTACATTTCGAGCATAATCCAAAGATCTCAACTTTACTCTCAGCAAAATCGAAATCAGCTTGATCCTTAGCCAATTTCTTTAAACGTTCGTTTAACTCTGGGTAGTTTTTATCAAAGATATCAAAGATTTTTCCGCATCGTTTACAAATGGCATGAAAGTGAGGTTTGCCGAAGTAATCAAATCGAACTCGATTATCCTTACCAGGAAGAGAAATCGTCAGGCCCAATTTATTGAAAAGGTCCAGAGAATTATAGAGCGTTGCGACACTCATGTTGGACATTTGTTGGCTGAGAGCTTTATGAATCTGATCGATACTTGGATGCGTATGATTACAGATTAAATATCTGAGCAGTAACTGACGCTGCGGAGTAATCCGAATGTGGTGCCCCTTTAAGACCTTTAGAGAATGTTGATAAGCTTTAATTTCTTTTGGTGTCATCTCTTCGACCTCCTTTATCGATATTATTACTTGATAATTATATCACATACTATGTTACACTACTTTAGAATAATTATAAAGACAAATTAATTATTAATAGATATTTAATTAAAATTATTGCATTTTACAAATTATTACTATATTATAACGATTGTAAAGAAGAAATGAGTTGAATGTAATAATTAGTAAAGAAAGGTTGAGTTGTTATGACTTTATCAGCATTAGCATTTTTAATCATCTTAATTACGTTACCCGTTAATTACGCATTCGTTAAAGCAATCAGTTTCTGCTACGACTTTAAAGATGCTCGTGAAAATAATCGCTTAAATTCAATGAAAGCTAGAAAGGCTTGAGTTATTATTAATAATCCGAACAAGTTTCCATTATGATCTCCGTTATATAAATTAGATTAATTTATATAACGGAGATTTTTCTGTCTCACTAGAAGTGAAGTAAAGACTGGCGCGGTCCCAATTTAGCTTACTGTTAAGAAACATAATTACAATTAATTCGAAATATATTACCCTTTTTAATACTATCCTTAAATCTCTTGACTTATAATTATTAATAAATCAGGAGATGATGTTATATGTCTGAATTACACCATAAGTTGAAGATTTTTAATGATTATCTACATAAAGATTTCCAGCTAGCCGCTAAGAATGCAAACGGAAATAAAGACATAGTCCAATTAGCAGTTCGAACGCTATCCGTTTCACTTAGTGACCGTAAAAAAGCGAAATGTCTGTACCCATTAATGCGCAAGGTCAGTCATTTTTATCTTAATTCCAAGCATGGCTATAACTTGTACGTTGCGGTATTGGTCAGCCGTCACCGATGCCTGAATAAAGAAGATTACATTGACCTCAGAAACGTTCTTGAAGATCAGGATTTACCACGTGACGTTAATATCGCTAAATCATCTGACCCAATTTCAGAACCATCGTTATTATCAAGAATTTTTTAGTTTAGAGATTATTTAGTAGATAAATGCTTTATTTGAGGAAGATTAAATTATGTCGAATCAGAAAGACAAGCGAATTTCATGCTGGAGCCTAGTTCTGATTATTATTGCGACTGAATTCGGTTTCAGTAACATTATTACTGGTTATAACCAGATGAGTTATGCCAGCATTATTTGGTACATTATTACCGCGATTATTTACCTATTTCCATTGGCCATGATTTTTGCCGAATATAGTGGATCATTAAGAAAAGATCATGGTGGATTTTACAGTTGGTTAATCAATTCCATCGGTGAACGAGGTGCCTTTATCGGGACCTTCGTCTGGATTGGTTTAATTCTAATCAACTTGTTACAAAACGTTTCTGGCTTAGGAATTAACATTTCTGGTTTAATCCTGGGCCGTGATACTTCGCAAAGCTGGCACTTTGGTCCCTTTGATGGGAACGAAATTGAAGCCCTGATGGGAATCGTTTTAATCATTTTAACGACCTACTTCGCTACCAAGGGCTTCCATAAGGTTGCCGTTACCGCCACGATCGGTGGGATCATCTCACTTAGTGTGATCGCTATTTTCATTATTGCTTCCGTTATTATCTTTATTTCTAACCATGGGGCCTTTTCACAGCCAATCCACGGTGCTTCATCATTTATTCATTCACCGAATCCGCAATTCCAGTCACCATTAGCCATCGTATCGTTCATTATTTACGCAATGTTTGCATACAGTGGCTTAGAAGCATCCAGTGGTTTCATTGATAAATTAAGAAGCCCACGTAAAGATTATCCCCGCGCTATGATGTGGGTCGCCGGCATTATGATGGTACTCTATGCCGTTGGTATGTTCGTCTGTGGTATGGGTACCAACTGGAAGAAAGTCTTAGGCGTTAAAGGCGTTAACCTTTATAACAATGGTTTCGCAATGTTCAACCACTTAGGTGTTGGCATGGCCCAAGCCTTTGGCTTATCACCATCCGTTGGTGCTTCATTAGGTCAGAACCTAGTTCGAATCCTTTCAATCGGTTCTTTAATTCCACTGTTAAGTCTATTGACCGTTGGAATTTACTCACCAGTTAAAGGTTTGATTGCCGGATCATCAAAAGACCTCTGGCCAAACAAAGTTGCCCACTTTAATAAACACGGGATGCCAGCATGCGCAATGTGGATTGAATGTGGCATCATCGTAGTTGCTCTGTTATTCGTATCCATTTCTGGTCATAATGGTCAGCAGTTCTACCAGATCATCGTTGATATGGGTAACGTTGGTGCCGTCGTTCCTTACTTCTTTATCGTCTTTGGTTTCGTCCACTTCAAGAAGCGTCACGATCTTGAAAGACCTATCGTATTCTTCCACAGTATGCGTTCTGTTTATACCATCGTTACCATTCTATTTGTTGCCATGACGATCGCCGTTGTATTCAACGTCATCATGCCAATTATGCAAGGTCAGTACTCTACCGCATTCTGGACGGTCGCCGGTCCATTACTCTTCTTGGTTCTTTCAACCGTAATGTATCATTACGGGATTTACCATCGTGCTAGAAGAATGATTGCCGACAACGTTCACTATGAATCCCAAAATCATTAAATAAGCTGTCACTCCATCATTAAAAAAATGGCGCTTGATTATAAATAATCAAGCGTCATTTTATTTTGGAAATTTTGAATTAATAAGTTGTGTAGAAGAAGTAAGCACTTAAGCCTAAAGCTAGGATTCCAACGGTCAACTTCATCACTTTTTCGGGAACGTAACGGACGATTACCGGTCCAATGTAACCACCGATCATCATCCCAATCCCTAGTGGTAACGCGATGCTCCAGTAAACCGTCGTCTTTAAAGTAAAGATCACGATACTGATTACGTTAGCCGATAATGCGGCAACGTTACGAATGGCATTATAAACTGGGAATGGTTCCGTTGAAATAAATGCTAAGATTCCTAATGCTAAGACACCTGCACCGGCTGAAAAGTAACTTGAGTAAGCACCGTAGATTAAGAACGTAATGGTAAGTGCAATTACCATGCCTTTTTTACTGTGAATTAACTTCTTTTGGCCAGCCTTTTTACTCTTGGGCCATAAGATCAAAAGTGCACTAACTAAAATGAACCACGGCACGGCAAATTCAAAATCTTTCTTAGGTGCAGCTAATAAAGCATAAACACCACCGATACCACCAATTAACGTCAAAATTAATGCATTGATGGTTTCCTTAACGTGGCCTTTTAATTCAGGTAAAGACGAAAAAATCGATCCAAAACCGGAGAAGATCATTGATGACGTGTTAGTAACGTTCGCGGTTACCGGAGGAATTCCACCCAAGTAAAGCAATGCGGGATACGTAACTAACGAGGCCATCCCAACTGAGCTGGAAACAATTCCGCCCAGGATACCAATCGGCAACATAATTAAATATTGCCACAACGCGAAATGCATAAAATTATTCCTTTCGTATTTTTATATTTGTGTTCAATACTTCTAATTCTAAAATAAAATGAACATGAAAAGCAATGGTTTATGAAAACGCTTTAAACTTTTTATGTTCAACGACCTGTGGCAACAAAAAACACCTGACGATCGATCAGGTGTTTAAAGCAATATCTTATTATTAATCACATTTGCTGCTTCTTAACGGTAATGTTCGTATGGAAGTACTTTTCGGATAAGCGCCTCAAAGTTCCGTTCTTACGTAACTTAGCTAAGACTTTATTGACCTTCTTCTGTAAAGCCGGGTCATGCTTGTTAAAAAGAACCGAAATCTTAGCGGGTGCCTGAGTTGATTCTGGAATTGGGTAGGCTTTGATCTTACTGGTGTTATTGCTCTTAGCGTAAGCTTTCCAAGCCTGAACGGAATCAATGGTCCCTTGGACACGGCCTTCCTTAACGGCTAGCATGATTTCGGCAAAACTAGTGGCTGGTTTAGTATGAGCACCCCATTTACGGGCTACAAACTGGTTATCGGTACCGACACCTTCCATAAACGTCTTGCCTTTAAGTTGATGAACATTATTAATTGGGTACTTCTTATTGACCATCAGCATGTACGGTGAATAAGCGTACGGTTTCGAGAAATTAAACGATTTAGCTCGTTCTGGAGTATACGTAATATTATCAATCACACCATCAAACTTATGGCTCCCTAAGCCAGCAATTAAGCCGCTCCACTTCGTGGTTTTAACGTTCGTCTTTAACTTTAACTGTTTAGAAATCGCATGACTTAGATCAACATCAAAGCCTTTAACGTGACCGCCAGTACTTCGGTAGGAATACGGCGGCAGCATGGCTTCCATCCCGATCGTTAAATGATGGGGATGAACTAATTCAGAACTCGCTGTACTTTGAGCGCCACAAGCTGTTAAAATAGCACCCGTGCCGAATACACCTAAAAGCACTAAAGCTACTTTCCTAACTTTCTAAAGAACTTCATTTCATACAGATCCCCTTTTAATCTGAATTTTGAAGTTCAAAGCAACGAAAAAAACGTCGTGGATTAATGATGATCGTTAACACTAATTCACGACGCTTTTTGTTTATTAAAACCTAATTTTCAAATAATTAACGATAATTATTTGTTGCGCAAATGGTCATGATTAGCATTAACATTAGCCAAACAACAACAGCACATATTAAGACTAATCATAACTTATTCACTACCTTTTTAATTAATCGTTACTTCAAACTTCACTTTTAATATTATCACTATCTTTTAGTAAGTCAAATTTAATAAAATTCAATTATGTTAGCACTCATTCTTGCTAGTGATAAATATTAGTGTATTATAGATTATGGAAGCGATGCCAAAGCTTCTATAATCGTAATTATGGCTATGGTTCACAATATTTCTAATATCTCATTTTGAATCTTGCAGGAGGCGTGCATTATGAATATTTTTATGAAGAATCGTTGGCCAGGTTACCTGCCAAAAGTAAATTCAGTTTGGCAACGGATTAACACGGCTAAACTGAATAAGGAACTAAATTCTGATGTTCACATGACGGGAACCGAAATGGCCAACTTGACGATCTTAGCAATATTAATAATCTGCACCCTTCTTTTCTGGATCTAATCTTATTTCAATCTAAATCAAAAGCATCCGTAATTAATAATTTACGAATGCTTTTTTGACTGTCAATTTTGTCCTCAATTGTGTCTATTTCCCCGTTTCGGTCAAATCCCTTTGGATCCACATTCGGCTTATCTATTATTAATTTTGGGCGTTCAACTGAATTACGTTTCTTGTAAATTGTGTGGGTTATTGAGGAGATTTGATGACCAATGGATAAAGGAAAAAAGATTTCATTAACCGCGTTAGTCCTAATGATTCTGTCCACGACGTTTGGCTTTAGTAACGCCCCAATCGCTTATGAACAGATGGGCTACGCGAGTATTATTTGGTACATTGTTGGTGCGTTGGCGTTCTTTCTACCGTCGTCGTTAATGTTTGCTGAATACGGCTCAGCATTAAAGACTAAGTCCGGTGGGTATTATAACTGGATTGAAGCCGGGATCGGTTCTCGCTGGGCCTTTATTGGTACGTTTATGTGGCTATCGACTTGGGTGATTTCGCTAATTCAAGCGGTGCCGAACCTTTGGGTATCAGCATCTGCCGGAATCTTCGGCCGTGATACTACTCAGCACTGGCATTTCATCGGTAATCTTACCAGTACACAGTGCCTAGGGATCATGTCACTGGCTTTTGTATTTGTTACGACGTTTATTGCTATTAAGGGCCTGGATAAGATTACCTGGGCTACGACAATCGGTGGTGTGTTAGTAATTATTCTACCCATCGTCTTTTGCTTACTCTCAATTCTATTAATTATTTTAAATCATGGTCAGTTGGCCCAGCCAATTTCGGGTGTCAAAAGCTTTTTATTCTCACCGAATCCGCAGTTTAAATCAACGGCTTCAATCATGTCATTCGTAGTTTACGCGATCTTTTCATATGCTGGTGTCGAAGCCGTCAGCGGTGTTATTAACCACTTAAAGAATCCCGGTAAAAACTTCCCACGTGGCGTTCTGATCTCGGTCGTGTTTACCGTTCTGCTGTACATGATCTGTATCATCCTTTGCGGAGCTGTCGTTAATTGGAAATCTGTAATGGGTAAAAGCAGCGTCACGATCGGTAACGTTGCGTACGTTTTAATGTATAACCTAGGTTTAAGTCTTGGTGCCGCCCTAGGCTGGTCAACGTCATTGTCAGCAGCCGTTGGACATGGCTTAGTAATCTTTTCCGGGATCGCGACGGTGATCACCGGGATTGGTGGTTACATCGTCCTATTGTACTCACCACTTAAATCCTTCATGTTTGGCTCCAACACTAAGATTTGGCCGAAATGGATCCTGCATTTAAATAAACATGGGATGCCAAGCCGTGCCATGACGATTCAAGGTATTATCGTTTGTGCTGTCTTATTCTTCATCTCATTCGGTGGTAACAGCGCTAAGGAACTGTTTCAGATCTTAACTGATATGTCGAACGTTGCTTCAACGGCACAGTACATCCCAGTTATTCTAGCCTTTCCGTTCTTCAAGGAAGTTGCTCATCTTGATCGACCATACGTGGCTTTCCATAGTAAATTCTCGACCTGGTGCGCAACGATCGTTGTTCTGTTCGTGCTGGTCTTTGGGGTTATCTTCAGCTTCGTTCAGCCATTAATCTTACACGATTATGTAGATGAATTCTGGGCATTCGTTGGGCCCGTTGCCTTCATTGCGTTTGCCTGGATCTTTTATGACTGGCGAACCAGTACCAAGCGTTCCGTTGAATAGTTAACAAACATCTCCCAATCCAAAAATAACCTGACTTCATAAAGCCAGGTTATTTTTCATGTAGAAAAAACGCCTGATTTAATAACCAGACGTTTTTCAAGGAGAATCTAAGGTAATTTGATGCATATTGTTTAGGGTGGATATGTATCTTCATTTTTAAACTAGATCGCTATATAAAGGATGTCTAAAAGAATTAATAATGTAACTGAATACAATATGAACTCCAGGAAATGATCACATTTATCCATAAGATAATTACCTTTCAGATTACAGATAATAGAAACGCAATGCAAAACAGGCCAAACAATAAAATTGAGAAGATGATTAATCTCCAGATAAAATTATTACGATCCTTTCTAGCCGGGTCAGTCCTAATCATTTCATTACTAACCGCTCCCTTTCTATATCACCTATAAGATAACAAGATTGGTAACCCGAAAACCTTTTGATTATTTAGGTTAACTCTGGTTAATTCGTTATCTTTATCAGAAAAAATCATCCGCTAATCTTAAATTAACGGATGATTGGAACGGGGACGGTTTGTGCGTTTAACCATGGATATAAATTAATTACCAAAACAATTAAATAACTAAGAAATCTGGTCTTACGCAAGGAAGCACGTTTTTGGTATCACGCACATCCCCTCTATTTAACCTGAAGAGTGACTTTTATATAGCTAACGAACCACCATTACGGGAACGTTAGCGTATCGGGTTATGTATGCAGCTTGACTGCCTAAATGGTGCTTGGCACCTTTTTTAGCTCTGGAACCGACGACCAATAAATCGGGTTGAACTTCTGGGATGATGTCTTTGACAATTACTTCACTTGGGTTACCAGAATCAATGATTAATTTTACATGTCTGACACCCGCTTTTTCAGCGATCTTTTTGTAGCGCTTGAGGCGATCAATTAATTTTTCCTTTTTATTGTAAGCGTCGTATGAAGATAGCTTATCAAAAGTACTGTGAAAAGTGTCCCCATAATGCTTAATTTCCATGATTGAACACAGAATTAATTGGTAATAATCCACCCGGCGGACCTTATTAACGGCGTAACGGAACGCTAATTTAGAATCATCTGAGCCATCTAGGCAAACCATGACCTTTTGAAAGACAAATTTATTAAAGAGCTTACTTAAATTTAAACCGGTCATATGCACCAACCTCTCTACAAAAAAGCAGAATACTTCACTATCTTCATAGTATGGCGATGACAACTTGGTTATCTCATGATATTTAACCTAGACTCTGGCTAATTTACAGATGAAAAAATGACGTTAATTTCAAACGTCATTTCGATAAATTATTTAAATAAGATATAATGATTATTTAAAAGGATCGATATTAATGACTAAAAACGTAATTAAGCAATTAAATCAAATTAAGGCCAATGCATTTAATCATGACGAATCATTTGAAGGCCTTATTAATAGCATTATTAAAATCTGCCAGCCAGAATTTAACATTAAGAAATTCTACAATGAATTTGGCTTAATTACCTACCGGGATGCGTTAGATTTATTGAAGAACAATATTATCGCCGCAAAACGTCAGCATGACTTATCGGACGCTGAATATTTTAGGGAACAAAAAAGCTCTTTAAATTCTAGAGAGCCCTATTTCATGGAAACCATTCACGGCTGCCATATTGCGCCTACCGTTCATCCCGTTACGACGCAAGACATTGCAGACATGATCGAAATCATTAAGAATAAAATTAAATAATTATTTATGATTTAATTTATTTTCTAGACGATTCAGTAAACTTAAGTCATTACTATATTCGGTCGATAAGATTCGCCGGTGTTTCTTCAAACGCTTCATTTCTCGCTTCAGATGTTCAATCCGTGATTTAATTTGGTCCTTTGGATTAACATTAGCGACATTTGACGGTGGAGTTGGCTTCTTGACAGTTTTCGTATTGGCGTTGGCGGATCCGCCAGCTAATGACATAAATACTATTAATGATGCAATGACGGTTAATAATTTCTTAGTGAATTTATTCATATTATCCGGCCTTTCATGTCCAAGATACCAAATTATTTTATGGATAATCTTTTCATTAGTCAGCCGGATACTGTTAATTTTTAAGAAATATAACTATAAATCAAAGCTTATTCCAAAATATTCACAAAATTCATATGGAGTAATTTAATGTCATTAACATAAGGTTTTAGATCCTTATCGATATCGATAAAGCTACTTCCATTAAACATTCTTTGACTAATGGAGATTGATGGATTAACAGCCATTCGTTTCATCTTTAAGCAACTCATGACTAAGAGCATTGAAGCATACGACTGAGCACCACCGTGAAAGCCATAGGTAATGCAACTAACCGGCTTATTTTGCCATTCTTTGCCCAAGTAATCGATGGCGTTCTTCAAAACTGCAGGATAGCCCCAGTTGTACTGTGGGAATAAGAAGATAATCCCATCGTATGATTTAATCGTCTTGCTCCACTGAAGAGTATGCTGTTTATGATATTTACCGGTCATCGGCATTTCTTCTTCATCCAAGAATGGCAGATTAACTTTCTTTAGATCAATAATGTCATACTGAATGGATCCCTGGTTCAAAATGTTTTGTGCCCATTTAGCGATTTCTGGGCTAATTCTTGTTGGCCGGGTTGAACCTAAAATAATTGCAACGTGTTTAGTCATAATATCTATCTCCTTATCCTACAGATAGCTAATTAAACTAATAGCCATGTATTTCTACGTTAGCAATAACGTCACTAGCTTTCCACAATAAAGATCCAGAGTATCATGAATCTTCATGCGATTGATATTACCACGTTGCAACTCCTTTTATCACTAGGAAAATCGTTAATACTACTAATATCATTCCGTAAATAATCACGTGAGCAAGCCAGTGTTGACGAACTAACTTTAGGTAATCTACCACGTTATAATATCCGATCGTGTCACTTAAGAACCACAAGAACCACATTTCTACAACGGGTAGCCAAAGCAACACGACCGGAATTACGACTGGTAAATATATTTTGAACAAATATTTCCTTAATATAAAAGCAATTATAAATAAAAATAGTAAATAATATAAGAAAATTGCGTTCTTAGTTAAATCCTTATCAGTCATTCAATCATCGCTCTATAAATGCTTTAATTCAGATGAACACTTTCTCATAAAGGTAATCCTTCTTGAAAGCGTGTCCTTAGCAGAGTCCATACTCCCCATAATTAAGTGACGAGTTAACTTAATTCCACATGAACCTAAGATAAAGTGTTTCCAACGGGTGATTACACCGCCAAATAAGCTATAGAAGAACGTTGGTGCGTGACAGGTTAGAAACATTTCAGCGGTTCGCCCTTTCAATAACGGGATTGACTTTAAGCCCTCGAAATGATAAGCAAAGCCAGGTGTAAAAACTCGTTCAATCCATCCTTTTAAAATTGATGGTTCAGCAGACCACCAGACCGGGAAGAAGAACACTAAATGATCAGCCCATTTAATCAATTCTTGCATCTTATTCGGATAACTTTCGTCATCCATGTGCTGACGATAACCATATCTTAAAACAGGATCAAAATGATCAGTAGCTAAATCGACTAATTTAACGTCTTTCTGCATTTTCTTTGCGGTTTTGCAATAGTATAAGGCATTAGCGTGAGTATATGACTTTGCGTCTGGACTGCCTTGAATAACAAGAATTTTCATTATTTTATTATCCTTTGATGATTAGTTTTATTAAATGTAGTGTACCAAATTTTAGCCAAAATAAAAATCCACCAGAAAATCTGATGGATAATGTTAAGCATTAATTTGGTTAATCTTTAATTTTCGTTTAACGATCCTAATTAGCTTATTCATTTTCTTGTATGAATACGAATTTTTACCAATTGTACACCACGTAAAAATAGCAGTATTATTAACAATTAAACGATTCTGAATACCTTTTCGGCTGATTTGAATCTTATGCATATTTCTTAACGAATAATATCTTGATTTGCCATGATGAAGTGTTATCCGGAATAGTTTAGTGGGGCCTAGATTCACGGCAATTCCATCACCACCGAAGTATACGATTTTATACCGCATTAGTTCCTTAATAACAACTGATTTCTTATATAGATAAGGCCTTAGAGTACTCTTAGTTGGCATATAAAATGGTGCAAACGACATCTTGGATCACCAGGCCCTTTACTTATCCGTAAATTTGACGGCCGTGCCATATGCAATCACGGTTTCCATATCACGAGAAATGGAATCAGAGTCAAAACGCATCATAACGACCGCATCGGCGCCTAATTTCTGAGCATTACTCTTCATGCGGTTAAGAGCCCGATCACGTGATTTAGCAACGATTTTAGTATAAGCCCCAATCTCACCACCGATTAAATTCTTAAGGCTAGCACCTAAATTACTAACGACATTAGGTGACATCGTAACGATTCCCATGACGCCACCCAGAACTTTATACTGGTGGCCAGGTAAGTGTTCTGTAGTTGAAATGATCATTTAACGGACCTCCAAATTTCATGAATAATTGTAAATATAATGCCACTTGTGGAAGCAAAATGTCAATATGTTAAATAGAACCGGAATTTTATTCATACCTTATTTCCGTACAATAATGAACACGATTAATATTTAGACCTACGGGCACTACCTGAGTATTAACATTAATAATTTTATAATGATTTTGGCGTAGTTTGTCGATAAACTTATTTAAATCTAGCGAATAGTGATTAGTAAAAAATTCTTGACTATGATTTTTCTTAATCATCGAGAATCTGAAGCTGCTAATGCCTTCCAATTCGATAAGATGCCATTGACCATCCTTTGGATGTAATTGCTGAAAAATAGTGTCCATATTTTGCTTCTTTAACATAATATCATTTCCTTTAAATCTTTAATTACTTTTAAAATTCAATGAAAATACCTTATTACTACGATCATATGATTCACGGTTGATTTTGTTACCATGATAATGCTTGGCAAAAAGCACATCTTGTTCGACCGTAAGTTCTAATGCCTGTCCTTTATGAACTTTTGTATAATGTCTAGCAATGCATTTGTCATTACGTTTCACATTAGCATCAACAGTAATCCCACTTTTTACAGCACTTTTAGGAACGTGATAACAATTGGCATAAGGACTGGGAACAAATATCAAGCCTAAGATGGCAGTAACAGCAATCATACTTAAGATTTTATCCACCCATAGTCATCTCGATTGGCATTAAAGACACCTCCTCATAATTTTCAATTGTTAGTTTATTAAAGAATGTGTCTCATGCCAAGCTCTAATTCTTGGACATGCGTCATTTTGGCATGTCTCATTATCTTTCCCATCGATTTCCACCTATCACATCAACATTTCTAGAGATTGATTTAAGTGGCTATGATATAATGAATTTACTACATCATGATAGAAAGATTGATTATTCACATGAAATTAGCTAATAATCTAAAGATATATCGACAAAAGAAACACTATACCCAAACTAAATTAGCTAATAAATTACATGTTTCGAGGAAAACGATCTCAAACTGGGAAAACGGTCGAAGCCAACCTAGTTATCAGATGCTAGATAAATTAAGTAAAATTTATGGAGTATCAACGTCTAATCTTCTGAGTGGTAAATCGAACAAGATAAGTAAAGCTATTTTT
This window encodes:
- a CDS encoding NAD(P)H-dependent oxidoreductase, producing the protein MKILVIQGSPDAKSYTHANALYYCKTAKKMQKDVKLVDLATDHFDPVLRYGYRQHMDDESYPNKMQELIKWADHLVFFFPVWWSAEPSILKGWIERVFTPGFAYHFEGLKSIPLLKGRTAEMFLTCHAPTFFYSLFGGVITRWKHFILGSCGIKLTRHLIMGSMDSAKDTLSRRITFMRKCSSELKHL
- a CDS encoding heavy metal-binding domain-containing protein, whose amino-acid sequence is MIISTTEHLPGHQYKVLGGVMGIVTMSPNVVSNLGASLKNLIGGEIGAYTKIVAKSRDRALNRMKSNAQKLGADAVVMMRFDSDSISRDMETVIAYGTAVKFTDK